CTCAACAGATCTTTGGCACTGCTGTAATCAGAGGTAAATAGCTGAATCAGTGCAACCATATTGATCTGTTCTGGAAGCCATTTGTCTTTTTGGAGAGTCAAAGCAGGCATAAGTCTTACCATTACTTTCAGACATTTAAGGGTTGGCAGTTCTTTGTTACATTAAGCAAAATTAAACTTTGATGGTGTATTGATTTATTGGAAAATCATTAGGAATTGCTCAAGCAGAGTAATATTGCTAATTTCCAGATATTGATCCAAAAGCAGCTGCTAATTCTAATTCTAATTCTAATTTGGGATCATGTGAAAGTTTGGGCTGCTCAAAGGGTCAAATTAGAGTTTTCTGATTGTGTTGTTTAAAAGAGgattttttattgatttcatttttatatgGATTTTATTATATCTGAGACCCTGTGACTTCATATgatgacattacattttggatttactggaccttatactCATTCTGCTTTAtgtagacctgttgtccttatttgtggacacttttgtgtgccatctagtggtagtaaaggcacaatacactaatccatgtaaaaacaagatggcagccatctctgccaaatcagtctgcagccgacccCGACAcgaaagtggacaaggtccaaaacctgatcagatttaatggttgaaacttgtttatttatgattaataacgTATGCCGTACAAACTTTACCAAATTTAGCAACGGTAACAAGCTATGACACTGATAATTAGAAAGTACTTGTTTAAAGACATTGGAAATTTCTCAGAAGCTCGTcgagacattgggactttattattgtcttgtttgaggacattgggacttatcGTCAACAATGTTAGTTTTTTAAACTtctcaggtcctactgatcccaaatagctaggagaaattaaaaatgcataccaaacaaaagttcgggtctcaggatgATATGTACAAATGTTGCAGTCCCACCCTCCAACTGATTCtttttccaacattttcttaTCAGACAACTTAACCAGTTCTGGATTAGCCGTCATCCTGTATGCACAATCCgttatagttttgtgtctttcaCCCCTCATCGTCATCTgtttcctctgctcctcttgACAGACCGCCCCTCTTTCCCTGTCAGGGCTGCTCTCTCATCATCCTGTCTATCCATCCACCCACCTATCAACTCCCATTCTCTCTCATTGTcactttcctctccctctcttgcgTTCAGTCCTAATCCCACCCAGTCCTACCACCCACATCCGTCTTCCCGACAATTTTCATGTCATCCTCCTTATTCACTCAGCCggcccatctctctctcctctctctctgtctgcctctccctccctccctccctctcccagcAGGATTGCTATCACTGGCACTGGTTTTAGATAGTGACTCATCTCTGGAGTCTTTAATTAAACATCTGCATCAGGCGTCAGCGCtcggtcacacacacatacacacacatgttcagCACAAGCCCACTGCACACAGACTGCACTCACAAATGCACTCAGACAAATCGATGCACACCTCAAAGAGCAGCTTACTATTAAATGTAATCTTCATGCTGATGAAGAGTCACACTACCTCGGGTGAATTTGAATGCAGATGCACGTGGCACAGTGGGAGCAGAGTTGATTTCTAGAAGAAATAACGTGGCACAGTGCAGTTTAAATGTGAACCCTGGTGACTGGAGGAAGCTCGGCCCCTGCTATCACTGTACAGCCAGTTAATTATGCACTAATGTATGCACAGCCCCAGTTACCGTGCACTTCGCTCTCCTTCTACAGCCTACATCAGAGTCATTACAGGATGCCGTGCCTAGAGTCCCTTTCCCTTGAGCAGGTGTTATGTTTGTGATTTTGTTCATGTCAAGTCTGCATGTATGCCGGAGTGTATGAGCTCATTAATTAGAGATATGTGCAGTAGATTAAGAGTTAAAAGAGCTAGTGTCATCATTTGGACAGGAAGTATCACAAGTTTATGCCAGCAATTTGGCAAAGGGATATTTTAATTTCCATTAGttactgtgttgttttatgtttgttttcctttttcacagTTACATGACTCATCACAGTGCCTCCACAATAACAGTAGTTTTTCCATAACTGTGGAAAGAAGTAGCATGAAGTTTGGCTTTCTCTCAAAAAGATTCAAATGTTTATAATGcccctttctgtctttctttctttccatcaTTGAGCAGCCTTACCCTcttgctcctcttcctcctcccctctccctttctcactcgtctttctctctgtgctggTTTCCAGAGAGATGGGTATCTAAGAAACAAGGAGTCATGATCGAACATGTGCTTTCCAACGTCATATTCCCGTCACATGATCGCaattaacacaaaacaaacccttaaccattgacagaaacacactgaccctctttctctctctctttgtttctcaCTCTACAGGTGTTGGAGGAAATAAAGAATAGAGGGCAATTTCAGTTTGTCCTGTGACTTTAAGCGCCGCTGCTGCTGAAGACTGGATGTTCTGGTGCTTTGCTGCTGATTGTGGTGACTGAGCCTCCCATCTGTGCActtgcgtctgtgtgtgtgattgtcttATCCTGGGGTCGCAAGGCTTTGCACTGGCTGAACCGCAGCCATGGAGGTGGCCCTGGTAGACTTTGAGAGCCTGGATGAGCTCGACGGGGATCTTGATGAGGTGGACACCTACGCTGATGAGACCACAGCTCTCACGGTGGACATGCCCCCAGAGCACAGCAGCCCATGCAGCAACTACCTTATCCGAGGCTCTCAGCTCCCCTCTACGCCCGTGCCCTCCCGCATGTGGGAATCCACCTCATCTTCGCCCAtttcacacatgcagacacagacactCGGAGTACCCCAGTCCCCAACCATGCCAACTCCGAGCAGACAGGGGCGCAGCAGCTGCACCAGTATGATCTCCAACTGGAAACTACTGCTAAACAGTGAGGGCACGAAGGAGAGTGAGAAGATCTTCAGCCGGCTCGCTAAGGAGTGCTGCGAGGATCTGTTTGTAGATAAACGAGGCCTGGATGACGGAGACCAGAAAGTCATCATCAACATCGCAGGCCTTCGTTTTGAAACGCAGCTCAAAACTTTGGACCAGTTTCCTGAGACACTGCTAGGAGACCCTTTGAAGAGGATGGACTACTTCGATCCGATGAGGAACGAGTACTTCTTTGATCGGAACCGGCCCAGCTTTGACGGCATCTTGTATTACTACCAGTCAGGGGGTAAGATCAGACGTCCAGCTAACGTTCCCCTGGATGTGTTTGCAGATGAAATTGTGTTCTATGAACTTGGAAGTGAGGCCATGGAGCAGTTCAGAGAAGACGAAGGATTCATAAAGGATGTCGATATCCCTCTACCTAATAATGATGTGTACAGGCAATTCTGGCTGCTGTTTGAGTACCCAGAGAGCTCAAATGCAGCCCGAGGTGTAGCACTGgtgtctgtttttgtcattgtcaTATCCATCATTATTTTCTGTATGGAAACGCTGCCAGAATTCAGAGATGACACCGACCCAGTTGTGCCCACAGCGATAAAGCCTTTCAACCAGTCTAGATTTTACAGTTCTGTGGCTCCATCTGCTGCAAAGCCCACAACTTTCTCTGATCCCTTCTTCTTCATCGAGACTGCCTGCATTGCTTGGTTCTTCTTTGAGCTGTGTGTGAGGTTTCTGGTCTGTCCTAGCAAAAAGGAGTTTTTCCACAACCTCATGAACATCATTGATGTTGTATCCATCATCCCTTATTTTGTTACCGTGGTTACAGAACTGGTCACGACACCACAAGAGAGCTCAGGACAGAACATGTCTTTGGCCATTCTGCGTATCATCCGTCTGGTCAGGGTGTTCCGTATTTTCAAACTCTCTCGTCACTCCAAGGGGCTGCAGATCCTGGGACAGACTCTGAAGGCCAGCATGCGCGAGCTCGGCTTGCTCATCTTTTTCCTCTTCATCGGAGTCATCCTCTTCTCCAGCGCTATCTACTTTGCAGAGGTAGACGAGCCTAACACGCAGTTTGTCAGCATACCTGATGGCTTCTGGTGGGCTGTGGTTACCATGACCACTGTAGGCTACGGGGACATGTGTCCCATCACCATGGGGGGTAAAATGGTCGGCACGTTGTGTGCCATTGCAGGTGTGCTGACCATTGCTTTGCCTGTTCCCGTCATTGTATCAAACTTCAATTACTTCTACCATAGAGAGACGGAGGCAGAGGACAAGTTGCCCTTGGCAGATGCTGTTGAACAAGCCATGAAGACTGAAACAGACAGCAAAGAGGGCAGCAACACCTCGCTCAATAAAGCCAATGGAATCTGGCAGACTGACAAGGGGAAATAACTCTACAAGGACACAATTCAGGAGGAGAGACTTtgccacaaagcaggagaaaaaTAAGACAATATGGAGGAAATTAACTGCCTTGATTTCCCTCAAACGATGGTCTAATGGGATCAATGAGATACAAATGTTTGCGCCTagtgaaaaatattttataaggCTACACAGGATGTACTGTACTTACCTCTTTTGTGTCTAATATGAAAATGACACTTTGAAAATAACCGACAAGCTGAAGAATTGATTCATGTTCAGGATTGTACGTCAGCATATTTCAAGTTTTGGACTTTTAGTTGCATAGAAACAGAAATCCTTCATTATCATAATTCAGCAGTATATGTAtgtttaaaggattttttttttataattttggtcttattttctttatcttgttAATCCTATTGCTCATAACATTTTGCACATCAGCTCCACAGTTGATATTTTTGGCCACAAAACTTTAAAACAGTGTCTTCTGGGGCCAAAAAACATGGGTCTTATGCTGCTTTCACATGAAATCAGGGAGACAGCAAACTATATTATTTTAGTGAACAAGAGCAGGACATTAGAATTAGGTGATGCTGCCAGAGAATATCGCCAATGGTGACGGTAGACATCATTGCAGTTCAAAGTTAGAAATTTTTAACATTCTGCTGTCCTCTGCAATGGAATTTACAACCAAGAGTTGGGTAGCTTCTTCACAGAAGGTGAAAACACAGGAAATCTGCAAGTTACTagtataaaataaacacaaaatacatttattcagtGTAATTTTTTCTATTCCTTGTAAACAACACAGCATCACCAACGCAACATATCATTGTGGATGATGTGTTTTACCATCCTGCCATTTCGTCagactgtttatttgtttttccgGTGCTGTTTTACATCTGCcatctgcctgattccatgtgaacgcaTCATTAGACAGGTTTAAAGCAGTACAATTTGATGAATAAGGTAAAGAGAAAAGTTAAATGTCAAAATCCAAATGTTCATATAACAAGGACTGttaattgaccctttgctaagccccgcccctttgtgatggtccggcaagctgtcgcagtaagcatggaacccacactgtaactaactgcactccctgatgaaatatgatcatatttttgggataatgaaacagtgattccagagagaagcagacagaggggtctacagtctgtgtttgaaggatatatccaggatgtcaaactgactcagcagcaacaacaggttaaaaagacaaagatagttagaagctaaagccgaactataggctacagatcacagtgtaaaagtgaaccaccacatcactgctgatcgacacacaagacaatgaatataaagggaaactctactgatattgaaccagatgtgtggcatcacagtgtgtgcagaagaacggtgtttggcttcacccccgtgctgctgccaggaCCTGGACCTCCACCGCCGGACAAGCAGGGATCTCCGGAAGTCAAACAACATCCatctgtgatgacacacagctggttgaatatcagcaaagtttccctgcttcccttcactggttcctgtacagcagggtcggtctttgtttcactgttataatcattaaaaagcaaaagcagcatgtgtatacattcagtaggctatatcttcagtagctagctagctaaccctacacttttcagggtttgattttggttttggaacagggaagaaacgtatatctttttccaacctctccaggtaacgagtatcattaatacacgacgtgccccaggcacaacatttagctccaaatccacaaaaccagcctgaaaatgaaggaaatctgaaacgattgcagtctatggagcacagctgtgttgttgtcggaccctggtctgagctggcctgatgctacattatgattggcctGTCTGTGTGCGGGGGAGGGACTTCGCGAAGGGACAGATGTAATTGCAGAGCTACTTCTTCATTTAGCTTATAGGAATCACCTTTCTGTTGCTGGAGTAGCTGACACATCATGAGATTGTTATGATGACTCCTAGGTTAAGGTAATTTGAGCAACACATGATTATAATGGACAAGTTGGTTAATGCATTTTCTCATCTTGAAAATGTTCTGTCTGCAGATAACTACGTCATCATCAACTGATGGCTACTCCCACACAAATAAGACCAaggttgtaaaaaaacaaacaaaaaaatacacagttttcCTGTCAGTGTCTTGGATGAGTAACACGTGTGTAGTTTCTAGATTATAGCCcggctgtatttatttatttaaaaccgTATCACGATTCTATTGTATTTATTCATCCTCTTTGACGAGTAGCGTGGGTAAGAATCCTCCACTATTGTTAGCAGTCAAACAGACTCCACACTATGTATTATAATGGAGTGCCTTAAATTATGTAACGTTGGGACGCTGTTGAATTCGCCATACATAATCTTACTGTAATACCTGTGTTTATCATGCATATATGCTCAGTATTTTTGATTTCAGCCTGGTTGAAAACATTGTAACCTCTctccattctttttttttaaagatattttttggggctttttagcctttaatgtataggacagacaagcgtgaaagggagagagagagggagtgacatgcagcaaagggccacaggctggagtcgaacccggcccgctgcggcaacagccttgtacatggggcgcctgctctaccactaagccaccagcgccccaaCCTCTCTCCATTCTTGATTATGTTTGTGAGTGTTTTCCAAAATGCTGTCCAGGAAAGAAATGCATTCTGACCCGAAATACAAGTTAACATATCCAAAGTACAGCGGATCCCATCTGTTTATGAGGAGGTACTGTCCTAAGAAACATCGTCACTCATCAGTAGATATCTTGTTAAGGAAAGAAGACCTTtcataccccttttccaccaacatggagcATGTTTTGTTCTGGTTTCCACACTTAATTTTGAACCACTCtgagcattttgaccaaaaataatttggttCAGAACCCGAGAAGTTGGTGTTATACTCTACAGGGTGGAAAAAGTAGATGGAGTCCTGCTGGTGATCGTCTTCTTCTTATTAGTAGTTGATCCTTGCTTGTTTTTTGGATACAAAGCTTGCGTGTAACCACTGGGATCCGCCATCTTGTTACTTCTGTTTATATCTGTTGGGCACTGTGTATCGCCCTCTGTCGATGACCCATCTTTGAATACAAAGCTTCCACTCAACACTGGTGGAAACACGTGCTGGTTTGCTCGACAGCACCAGGGTTCCAGGAATCCTGAACGGAACTAgatcaagaaccagagctaatttggtggaaaaggggtattacTGACACCGTGATCACAAACAACGGAggtgaaagagagaaggaggaagccAAAGATGAAGGAGATAAAGGGAACTGTTATGACTCCGAGGGACATTACAGGCCAAAATGTCCCATGATCCAGTTTATTCTGGAGGAGTGAATGTTAGCTATGCTGTATCAGTGTGGTGTTCTGGTGGTTGGTTCTATGAGTATTtcttttgtaatttgtttttcatcatAAAACGAAATcttagaaagtaaaaaaaacatcacgtGTAACTGAAATCTAGGAATTTCTCAGAATAGCTTTAGACTCGTGTTGTGTCTGAATGTCGGGTTCAGCCTCTGATCAAAGACTACATGTaggtgttttctgtgtgtttgacaataatgataatgattaCGGTGGTTATCATATATTTTCATGATATAGTCAGTCCCTCGTCTGTGAAGTCACTGTTGTACAACGAATGCACATGGCCTGAAGTGATTACCTGCGTCGTCATGGCTACGAGTTTATTACACCAACAAGACCATTAcactgtatttatatttgtatgtatgtataacaTTTCAGTACACAATATACTGTAATGTATGCAATATATTCTGGGATTTTAAATAATGTGTTCTCATGTTTTATGTGCTCTGActtgttaaaggtccagtgtgtaggattgaggGGGATATATGAGAAGAAATTGaacataataagtatgttttctttagtttataatcacctgaaattaagaatcgtcatgtttttgttaccttagaatgagtggtttatatctacaaagggagtGGAGATCGCCATTTTGCACGgcaatgtttttacagtagtccagagtggacaaaccaaacactggctctagaaagggaAATTCATGTCTTTCGGGTCAGCCTCCATAgatagcagcccctccacaataAGAGCGTCAGGAAAACACAGATATTTTTCACAagaaactgctttgttcagcGTTTTTACCAGAttttaatcaccaggtccatttgttttgaataattcggctcctggtccaaacctcctaaacatctggatcttaagttatcaaagaaaaaaggtatAAGGTCAGACAATCACCAATTTGTAATGCGAAACTTCTTTTtatagtgtttttactggtttactggtccgtttgttttagagaggagcAGACTTCTGCAGTTATTAATTAAAGTTATTAGAGAAAAAGGcgagcacacatttgcaggtgtGAGGCAAATGGGCTGGctgcaacatgccaaacaggGTAGGAGAAACACTTATTTGTAATGTGACACTGCTTgatccagtgtttttacccaacacattcttaccgcaaccttgtcacatattgacatttggtcgtggactttccacgtccacatatgacgtgcaaggtacccttggttgttgacattctgggacaccatgtcaagttctgcctgctcttctttcaaaatacacttctgtt
This genomic stretch from Epinephelus moara isolate mb chromosome 16, YSFRI_EMoa_1.0, whole genome shotgun sequence harbors:
- the kcna10a gene encoding potassium voltage-gated channel subfamily A member 10; its protein translation is MEVALVDFESLDELDGDLDEVDTYADETTALTVDMPPEHSSPCSNYLIRGSQLPSTPVPSRMWESTSSSPISHMQTQTLGVPQSPTMPTPSRQGRSSCTSMISNWKLLLNSEGTKESEKIFSRLAKECCEDLFVDKRGLDDGDQKVIINIAGLRFETQLKTLDQFPETLLGDPLKRMDYFDPMRNEYFFDRNRPSFDGILYYYQSGGKIRRPANVPLDVFADEIVFYELGSEAMEQFREDEGFIKDVDIPLPNNDVYRQFWLLFEYPESSNAARGVALVSVFVIVISIIIFCMETLPEFRDDTDPVVPTAIKPFNQSRFYSSVAPSAAKPTTFSDPFFFIETACIAWFFFELCVRFLVCPSKKEFFHNLMNIIDVVSIIPYFVTVVTELVTTPQESSGQNMSLAILRIIRLVRVFRIFKLSRHSKGLQILGQTLKASMRELGLLIFFLFIGVILFSSAIYFAEVDEPNTQFVSIPDGFWWAVVTMTTVGYGDMCPITMGGKMVGTLCAIAGVLTIALPVPVIVSNFNYFYHRETEAEDKLPLADAVEQAMKTETDSKEGSNTSLNKANGIWQTDKGK